A stretch of Mesotoga sp. BH458_6_3_2_1 DNA encodes these proteins:
- a CDS encoding response regulator, producing the protein MTDSVVEILLVEDNPEDIELTLRALKKSKLANNIVVAEDGEEALDFIFALGKYSDRSVSNSPKVILLDLKLPKVSGIEVLREIKKDPRTSLIPVVVLTSSTQETDIEESYKLGANSYIVKPVNFENFIESLRQMNDYWLVLNRLPSRFGEG; encoded by the coding sequence ATGACCGATAGCGTAGTAGAGATACTTCTGGTAGAAGACAACCCCGAGGACATAGAACTTACCCTTAGAGCACTTAAAAAAAGTAAACTGGCTAACAATATTGTGGTCGCCGAAGATGGTGAGGAAGCTCTCGATTTCATATTTGCGCTTGGCAAGTACAGCGACCGTAGTGTCAGCAATTCTCCAAAAGTGATCTTACTGGATTTGAAACTTCCTAAGGTCAGTGGTATAGAGGTCTTACGAGAGATTAAGAAAGATCCGAGAACGAGTCTAATACCGGTAGTAGTTCTGACCTCTTCTACACAAGAGACGGATATCGAAGAATCCTACAAACTCGGGGCGAACAGTTATATAGTGAAGCCCGTGAATTTCGAAAACTTCATTGAGTCTTTGAGACAGATGAACGATTACTGGTTGGTGCTTAACAGGCTTCCATCAAGGTTTGGCGAAGGATGA
- a CDS encoding HD domain-containing phosphohydrolase: protein MPGDEVSVVDTEQDFVEKLEAFRPDLVISDYMMPTFDGMRVIELVLEKAPEIPVIILTGSMNEDTAAECMKAGAVDYVIKEHMARLPYAVVEAMEKKEIKLAKERAEKALVESEKKFRLLAENAKDLIYRYELNEKEGFSYVSPSSSRITGYFPCEFYKDPDLISKIVHPEDEARLLNLMNDSHSSNQSEPLTLRWMRKDGKIIWIEQQNVRVFDDDGKLIALEGIARDVTERQESAERITEAFYSIITVVSDILTARDPYSGHHHRNVSRLSSKIAEKIGLDDSRIEAVKIAGLLHDIGKIAIPAEILSKPGSLNEEEYSLIQEHSIVGYNILKNARLPWPVAEIVRQHHERLDCSGYPGKLKGSEICVEARIIAVVDVVDAMTSHRPYRPAHKVEAALEEIHSKSGTCFDSSIVNACTELIEEGFDFREEPLEK from the coding sequence ATTCCCGGAGATGAGGTTTCAGTCGTTGATACTGAACAAGATTTCGTTGAGAAACTGGAGGCGTTCCGTCCGGATCTTGTAATCTCCGACTACATGATGCCGACCTTCGATGGGATGAGAGTGATCGAGCTCGTTCTGGAAAAGGCGCCTGAGATTCCAGTGATAATACTTACGGGTTCCATGAACGAAGACACGGCGGCCGAATGCATGAAGGCCGGTGCGGTAGATTATGTAATAAAGGAACATATGGCCAGACTGCCATACGCGGTCGTCGAGGCAATGGAGAAAAAGGAGATCAAGCTGGCCAAGGAAAGGGCAGAAAAGGCTTTGGTCGAAAGTGAGAAGAAGTTCAGGTTGCTGGCTGAAAATGCCAAAGACCTCATTTACAGGTACGAACTGAATGAAAAAGAGGGCTTCAGTTATGTCAGTCCTTCATCGTCTCGCATTACCGGGTATTTTCCCTGCGAGTTCTACAAAGATCCCGATCTAATTTCCAAAATCGTTCATCCCGAAGATGAAGCCAGGCTGTTGAATTTAATGAACGACAGCCATTCATCGAACCAAAGTGAGCCCCTTACATTGAGATGGATGCGGAAGGATGGAAAGATAATCTGGATAGAGCAGCAAAATGTACGAGTTTTCGATGATGATGGAAAGCTTATCGCTCTTGAAGGAATAGCTCGTGATGTCACGGAAAGGCAGGAATCAGCAGAAAGAATAACTGAAGCCTTCTACTCTATTATCACCGTGGTTTCGGATATTCTGACTGCCAGAGACCCCTATAGCGGACATCATCATCGTAATGTAAGCCGACTGTCCTCCAAAATAGCTGAGAAAATCGGCCTTGATGACTCAAGAATTGAAGCTGTTAAGATTGCCGGACTGCTTCATGATATTGGTAAAATAGCTATACCAGCCGAAATCCTGTCTAAGCCAGGCTCTTTGAATGAAGAGGAATACAGTTTGATTCAAGAGCACAGCATCGTCGGTTACAACATTCTCAAGAATGCTCGACTTCCCTGGCCGGTAGCAGAAATTGTTCGCCAGCACCACGAAAGGCTTGACTGTTCCGGTTATCCTGGCAAACTCAAGGGAAGTGAAATATGCGTTGAGGCCAGAATTATTGCCGTCGTCGACGTAGTTGATGCCATGACTTCTCATAGACCCTACAGACCTGCCCACAAAGTAGAGGCAGCCCTTGAAGAGATACATAGCAAATCGGGTACCTGCTTCGATTCAAGTATTGTGAATGCTTGTACTGAATTGATTGAAGAAGGCTTTGATTTCAGGGAGGAACCGCTGGAGAAATAA
- a CDS encoding PAS domain S-box protein, whose product MIHERTESDSRENDLRFSTEIDKNVNPILDVDINGSIIYRNAAATDVLNSNGLKDPGVFLPEEIPQHMWESKEPLPVNYEKTIGKSIFFLSLSPIPDTERARIYAFDVTQEKLRERQRFEVKELLAKVTGSVTDMLYALDKNLKYIYWNKACEEITGISSADVIGKHVTDVFSEDATTAKAMASYRRVLLKGKAESAVFEYKHGGKTKTLEINIYPLGEGISVFARDITDQKNAERKLEIERKKLHKILNYIPEGIYMINKSYYIDYANPALIKEYGLIENKKCFEFFQGLKAPCPWCRIDSASSSQPARWECRFEKSGRICEVISIPVINDDGSISKLQILHDITKIRTYQEKVERMNVELEARVAERTTQLEAVNKELEAFAFSVSHDLRAPLRAVDGYSRIIEEDYADILDSEGLRLFGVIKRNIKKMDQLIIDLLALSRLNRTELVKSKIDMTSMVNSIFHEVISVELRDKVKFTLENLPEAYGDAVMMKQVWVNLLSNALKFSASRELIAIEVAGYSENGVNTYYVKDNGVGFNQKYESKLFEVFQRLHSSKDFEGTGVGLSIVQRIIHRHGGFVRAEGEEDHGATFYFSIPER is encoded by the coding sequence ATGATTCACGAAAGGACTGAATCTGATTCGCGAGAGAACGACTTACGGTTTTCCACGGAGATCGATAAGAATGTAAACCCTATCCTCGATGTTGACATCAACGGAAGCATAATCTACAGGAATGCAGCAGCTACAGATGTTCTGAACTCAAATGGATTGAAAGATCCGGGTGTATTTCTACCCGAAGAGATCCCTCAGCATATGTGGGAGTCGAAAGAACCTCTCCCTGTGAACTACGAAAAGACAATTGGAAAGAGCATCTTTTTTTTATCACTCAGTCCAATTCCAGATACCGAAAGAGCAAGAATATACGCTTTTGATGTTACGCAAGAAAAGTTGCGAGAGAGGCAGCGATTTGAAGTGAAGGAACTTCTCGCGAAAGTCACAGGAAGCGTAACAGATATGCTCTATGCACTCGACAAAAATCTGAAATACATATACTGGAACAAGGCCTGTGAGGAAATTACTGGAATCAGTTCCGCGGATGTGATAGGGAAGCATGTAACGGATGTCTTCTCCGAAGATGCCACTACTGCGAAGGCGATGGCGTCATACCGGCGGGTTCTTCTGAAAGGGAAAGCGGAATCTGCTGTCTTTGAATATAAGCATGGGGGAAAGACCAAAACACTCGAGATCAATATCTATCCGTTAGGAGAAGGGATATCGGTTTTTGCCAGGGACATTACCGATCAGAAAAATGCCGAGAGGAAGCTCGAGATAGAAAGAAAGAAGCTTCATAAAATTCTGAACTACATTCCCGAAGGCATTTACATGATAAACAAGAGCTATTACATCGATTACGCGAATCCCGCATTGATTAAGGAGTATGGTCTCATAGAGAATAAGAAGTGTTTTGAGTTCTTTCAAGGACTCAAAGCTCCTTGTCCCTGGTGCAGAATCGACAGTGCTTCTTCTAGTCAACCGGCAAGATGGGAATGCAGGTTCGAAAAAAGTGGCCGCATCTGTGAAGTGATAAGCATTCCTGTTATCAATGACGACGGAAGTATATCGAAGCTGCAGATTCTTCACGACATCACAAAGATCCGAACCTACCAGGAAAAAGTGGAACGGATGAATGTTGAACTCGAAGCAAGGGTAGCTGAAAGGACCACACAGCTGGAGGCCGTCAACAAGGAATTAGAAGCCTTTGCCTTCTCAGTTTCGCACGACTTGAGGGCTCCTCTAAGAGCAGTAGACGGTTATTCCAGAATAATTGAGGAGGACTATGCCGATATCCTCGACAGTGAAGGCCTGAGACTCTTTGGAGTAATAAAGCGCAACATAAAGAAGATGGATCAGCTAATTATTGATTTGCTGGCTTTATCCAGGCTAAATAGAACTGAACTTGTCAAATCAAAGATTGACATGACCAGCATGGTGAATTCTATCTTTCACGAAGTCATCTCTGTAGAACTCCGCGATAAGGTTAAATTCACTCTAGAGAATCTGCCTGAGGCCTACGGAGACGCAGTTATGATGAAGCAGGTTTGGGTTAACCTGCTTTCAAACGCGCTAAAATTTTCTGCCTCTAGAGAGCTTATAGCAATAGAGGTCGCCGGTTATTCAGAAAATGGAGTAAACACTTATTATGTAAAGGACAACGGTGTCGGGTTCAACCAGAAATACGAAAGCAAACTCTTCGAAGTTTTTCAAAGGCTACATAGTTCAAAGGATTTTGAAGGAACGGGTGTCGGACTTTCGATTGTTCAGAGAATCATTCACAGACATGGGGGTTTCGTCAGAGCCGAGGGGGAAGAAGACCACGGGGCGACCTTCTATTTTTCTATACCCGAGAGGTGA
- a CDS encoding EamA family transporter, which yields MKKSGDGMAILAYALVSFFWGSTYLAIKIGVEGMPPMFFAGVRFLIAGLIMIAFSRIRGYAFPASMREFSRLSLIGLFMLLGGNGLVVFAEQWVDSGVASLMMATIPIFAGVLEHFFIRTTRLTLKALFGLLLGFFGVYFLLIPAEHGISIDIAGILMLLSASFLWSIGTVLSKTFKGNSSIVSNIGIQMFAGGVGLMFVSAITGEFSRVTFSMNSVLAIAYLVVFGSLVAYSSYIYLLQKWPATKAGTYAYINPLVAVSLGAIFLDEKINFLMILAMGAILLGVLIVQKSKIKVSE from the coding sequence TTGAAGAAAAGTGGAGATGGAATGGCGATCCTCGCTTATGCTCTCGTCAGTTTTTTCTGGGGATCGACCTATCTGGCCATAAAGATCGGTGTTGAGGGAATGCCGCCGATGTTCTTTGCTGGCGTTAGGTTCCTCATAGCTGGTTTGATCATGATTGCTTTCTCGAGAATCAGGGGATACGCCTTTCCGGCAAGCATGAGAGAGTTCTCGAGATTGTCGCTTATCGGTTTGTTTATGCTACTTGGCGGGAACGGACTCGTAGTCTTCGCGGAACAGTGGGTAGATTCTGGTGTCGCCTCTCTCATGATGGCAACTATACCTATCTTTGCCGGCGTGCTGGAGCATTTTTTCATAAGAACGACACGCTTGACGTTGAAGGCTCTTTTTGGCCTTCTTCTAGGGTTCTTTGGTGTCTACTTTCTTCTAATTCCGGCCGAACACGGTATTTCTATCGACATCGCCGGGATACTGATGCTTCTCTCTGCGAGCTTCCTCTGGTCTATTGGAACGGTACTCTCAAAAACCTTCAAGGGGAACAGTTCGATAGTGTCAAATATCGGGATTCAAATGTTTGCAGGCGGTGTTGGGCTGATGTTCGTTTCTGCAATAACCGGTGAATTCTCAAGAGTAACGTTCTCTATGAATTCGGTTCTGGCAATCGCTTATCTCGTTGTTTTCGGGTCCTTGGTTGCCTACAGCAGCTACATTTATCTTCTTCAGAAGTGGCCTGCAACAAAGGCGGGTACTTACGCCTATATCAATCCTCTAGTTGCCGTCTCATTGGGAGCCATCTTCTTGGATGAAAAGATCAACTTTCTCATGATTCTGGCGATGGGCGCGATTCTTCTTGGGGTACTTATAGTCCAGAAATCAAAGATCAAGGTATCAGAATAG
- a CDS encoding ABC transporter ATP-binding protein: protein MAETLIKIKNLKTYFPVKKSIFSKKRFVRAVDDVNMDIPTGSTFAVVGESGSGKTTLARTVLRLIEPTSGEIEFEGKDILGLKGKDLLEVRRNMQIVFQDPYNSLHPRKLIKNIIGEGMKIHFKITDIEIRDRIAAVLKEVGLIDDHMYRYAHEFSGGQRQRIAFARAMVLKPKFIVLDEPTSALDVSVQAMVLKMMKEIKVQENLTYMFITHNLSLVDYIADRVAVMYVGEVVEMGDKSTIFKHPSHPYTDLLMASNPVPDPKFVREKRLLKGEIPSSIDPPSGCRFHNRCPFADERCEREAPELREIKPGHFVRCHYPL, encoded by the coding sequence ATGGCTGAGACCTTGATCAAGATCAAGAACCTGAAGACTTACTTCCCGGTGAAGAAGTCGATCTTCTCGAAGAAGCGATTTGTCAGAGCTGTAGACGACGTAAATATGGACATTCCAACTGGGTCAACCTTTGCCGTGGTCGGAGAGTCGGGCTCGGGAAAGACGACTCTTGCCAGAACTGTTTTGAGGCTTATCGAGCCGACCTCAGGTGAGATAGAATTCGAGGGAAAGGACATACTTGGACTCAAGGGCAAGGACCTGCTCGAAGTGAGAAGAAATATGCAGATCGTCTTCCAGGACCCGTACAATTCGCTTCATCCCAGAAAACTGATTAAGAACATAATTGGGGAAGGGATGAAGATTCATTTCAAGATCACCGACATCGAAATAAGAGACAGGATAGCGGCCGTTTTGAAAGAAGTAGGGCTGATAGACGATCACATGTATAGATATGCACATGAGTTCTCTGGTGGGCAACGCCAGAGAATAGCATTTGCGAGAGCTATGGTTCTCAAACCGAAGTTCATCGTCCTTGACGAGCCGACCTCGGCGCTGGATGTCTCCGTTCAGGCAATGGTTCTCAAAATGATGAAGGAAATAAAGGTCCAAGAGAATCTTACGTATATGTTCATAACACACAATCTATCTCTTGTGGATTATATAGCCGACAGAGTGGCCGTTATGTATGTCGGTGAAGTAGTTGAGATGGGAGACAAGAGTACGATCTTCAAACATCCCTCTCACCCATACACTGATCTGTTAATGGCTTCCAACCCCGTCCCGGATCCGAAGTTCGTAAGGGAAAAGCGGCTACTGAAGGGTGAGATACCCAGTTCGATTGATCCGCCATCGGGCTGTAGATTCCATAACAGATGTCCATTTGCCGATGAACGGTGCGAGAGGGAAGCACCTGAATTGAGGGAGATAAAACCCGGTCATTTTGTAAGGTGCCACTATCCCCTCTGA